A single region of the Accipiter gentilis chromosome 6, bAccGen1.1, whole genome shotgun sequence genome encodes:
- the APOD gene encoding apolipoprotein D isoform X1, which produces MHRSSSHGDCLGSRTQNNPTELQLKQYCNHFCPLHCEMSVSCLHPSAAMLGTAVRLSVLLGFLGFGKGQMFHMGPCPDPPVQENFDINKYLGKWYEIEKLPSSFEKGSCIQANYSLRENGKFKVINKEMLSNGKVNEVEGEMMHMDVKEPAKLGVRFNWFMPSAPYWVISTDYENYSLVYSCTNILWLFHVDYAWIMSRSPDMHPETVEHLKSVLQSYKIDTEKMMPTDQVNCPPEM; this is translated from the exons ATGCACAG ATCATCGTCACATGGAGATTGCCTGGGATCCAGGACCCAGAACAATCCCACTGAACTGCAGCTTAAGCAGTATTGTAATCACTTCTGCCCCCTGCACTGTGAAAT gtcTGTTTCCTGCCTGCATCCCAGTGCAGCCATGCTGGGCACAGCAGTGCGGCTCTCGGTCCTGCTCGGCTTCCTCGGCTTTGGGAAAGGCCAGATGTTTCACATGGGACCATGCCCAGATCCACCAGTCCAAGAAAACTTCGATATCAACAAG TATTTGGGGAAATGGTATGAGATAGAGAAGCTGCCATCAAGTTTCGAGAAAGGAAGCTGCATCCAGGCAAATTACTCGTTGAGGGAGAACGGGAAGTTCAAGGTGATCAACAAGGAGATGCT TTCCAATGGCAAAGTCAATGAAGTTGAAGGAGAAATGATGCACATGGATGTAAAGGAGCCGGCCAAGCTGGGCGTCCGCTTTAACTGGT TCATGCCTTCTGCCCCTTACTGGGTCATCTCCACCGACTATGAAAACTATTCACTGGTTTACTCCTGCACCAACATCCTCTGGCTCTTCCACGTTGACTACGCCTGGATTATGTCAAGATCTCCTGACATGCACCCAGAAACCGTGGAGCACCTGAAGAGCGTTCTCCAGTCCTACAAGATTGACACCGAGAAAATGATGCCCACGGATCAAGTTAACTGCCCTCCTGAGATGTAA
- the APOD gene encoding apolipoprotein D isoform X2, which produces MLGTAVRLSVLLGFLGFGKGQMFHMGPCPDPPVQENFDINKYLGKWYEIEKLPSSFEKGSCIQANYSLRENGKFKVINKEMLSNGKVNEVEGEMMHMDVKEPAKLGVRFNWFMPSAPYWVISTDYENYSLVYSCTNILWLFHVDYAWIMSRSPDMHPETVEHLKSVLQSYKIDTEKMMPTDQVNCPPEM; this is translated from the exons ATGCTGGGCACAGCAGTGCGGCTCTCGGTCCTGCTCGGCTTCCTCGGCTTTGGGAAAGGCCAGATGTTTCACATGGGACCATGCCCAGATCCACCAGTCCAAGAAAACTTCGATATCAACAAG TATTTGGGGAAATGGTATGAGATAGAGAAGCTGCCATCAAGTTTCGAGAAAGGAAGCTGCATCCAGGCAAATTACTCGTTGAGGGAGAACGGGAAGTTCAAGGTGATCAACAAGGAGATGCT TTCCAATGGCAAAGTCAATGAAGTTGAAGGAGAAATGATGCACATGGATGTAAAGGAGCCGGCCAAGCTGGGCGTCCGCTTTAACTGGT TCATGCCTTCTGCCCCTTACTGGGTCATCTCCACCGACTATGAAAACTATTCACTGGTTTACTCCTGCACCAACATCCTCTGGCTCTTCCACGTTGACTACGCCTGGATTATGTCAAGATCTCCTGACATGCACCCAGAAACCGTGGAGCACCTGAAGAGCGTTCTCCAGTCCTACAAGATTGACACCGAGAAAATGATGCCCACGGATCAAGTTAACTGCCCTCCTGAGATGTAA
- the PPP1R2 gene encoding protein phosphatase inhibitor 2 isoform X2: MEAPSVPAASTSGAAGRGPIKGILKKGGGKLSGGGAAPGARRASPARDEDEHGKKSQKWDEMNIIATYHPAGKDYGLMKIDEPSTPYHSMVGEDDEDAVSDSESNEPLKADVLSKKLAAAAEGKGPKIIAKQEESSEEEEEDEELTPEEREKKKQFEMKRKMHYNEGRNIKLARQLIAKELHGEEEDDEDEDEEMHDAADVETMNTEATEHD, translated from the exons ATGGAGGCGCCTTCGGTGCCGGCCGCCTCGACgtcgggcgcggcggggcgcgggcccATCAAGGGCATCCTGAAGAAGGGCGGCGGCAAGCTGTCGGGGGGGGGAGCGGcccccggggcgcggcgggccaGCCCGGCCCGCGACGAGGACGAGCACGG taaaaaatcCCAGAAGTGGGATGAAATGAACATCATAGCTACATACCACCCAGCAGGCAAAGATTATGGCTTGATGAAAATAGATGAGCCAAGTACTCCTTATCACAG CATGGTAGGAGAAGATGATGAGGATGCAGTGAGTGATTCAGAATCAAATGAGCCCTTAAAAGCAGATGTCTTGAGTAAAAA ACTGGCAGCTGCAGCTGAAGGTAAAGGACCCAAGATCATAGCAAAGCAAGAGGAaagcagtgaggaggaggaagaggatgaagaatTAACACCTGAAGAACGAG agaaaaagaaacagtttgaaatgaagagaaaaatgcacTACAATGAAGGACGAAACATCAAACTGGCAAGACAGCTCATTGCAAAGGAACTACATGGTGAAGAAGAGgatgatgaggatgaggatgaagagatGCATGATGCTGCAGATGTAGAAACAATGAATACAGAAGCTACTGAACATG ACTGA
- the PPP1R2 gene encoding protein phosphatase inhibitor 2 isoform X1: MEAPSVPAASTSGAAGRGPIKGILKKGGGKLSGGGAAPGARRASPARDEDEHGKKSQKWDEMNIIATYHPAGKDYGLMKIDEPSTPYHSMVGEDDEDAVSDSESNEPLKADVLSKKLAAAAEGKGPKIIAKQEESSEEEEEDEELTPEEREKKKQFEMKRKMHYNEGRNIKLARQLIAKELHGEEEDDEDEDEEMHDAADVETMNTEATEHAHATRDQLESRAHSIEEICPEL, from the exons ATGGAGGCGCCTTCGGTGCCGGCCGCCTCGACgtcgggcgcggcggggcgcgggcccATCAAGGGCATCCTGAAGAAGGGCGGCGGCAAGCTGTCGGGGGGGGGAGCGGcccccggggcgcggcgggccaGCCCGGCCCGCGACGAGGACGAGCACGG taaaaaatcCCAGAAGTGGGATGAAATGAACATCATAGCTACATACCACCCAGCAGGCAAAGATTATGGCTTGATGAAAATAGATGAGCCAAGTACTCCTTATCACAG CATGGTAGGAGAAGATGATGAGGATGCAGTGAGTGATTCAGAATCAAATGAGCCCTTAAAAGCAGATGTCTTGAGTAAAAA ACTGGCAGCTGCAGCTGAAGGTAAAGGACCCAAGATCATAGCAAAGCAAGAGGAaagcagtgaggaggaggaagaggatgaagaatTAACACCTGAAGAACGAG agaaaaagaaacagtttgaaatgaagagaaaaatgcacTACAATGAAGGACGAAACATCAAACTGGCAAGACAGCTCATTGCAAAGGAACTACATGGTGAAGAAGAGgatgatgaggatgaggatgaagagatGCATGATGCTGCAGATGTAGAAACAATGAATACAGAAGCTACTGAACATG CACATGCTACTCGTGACCAGCTGGAAAGTAGAGCACACAGCATAGAAGAAATCTGTCCAGAACTGTAA